One genomic segment of Anaerolineae bacterium includes these proteins:
- the hypF gene encoding carbamoyltransferase HypF, with protein MIQEVTVVRRHIHVRGVVQGVGFRPFVYNLAQRHGLRGWVCNTSSGVDIEAEGTPQAVDAFLHALTLEAPPLARIDAVDVYELPPNGDATFEIRHSQAQPGQFQPISPDVATCDACLAEVMDSADRRYRYPFTNCTHCGPRFTIIRDIPYDRPRTTMAVFTMCADCQAEYDDPANRRFHAQPNACPICGPRLTLAPAPGKSLPPDLPDDPIEATRVLLARGWIVAIKGLGGFHLACNARDEEVVRRLRVRKGRIGKPFALMARDLETARSLCEVNDDEAKLLSGRERPIVLLRARPGNGIAPSVAPRQRNLGIMLPYTPLHHLLLRLAPGIPDVLVMTSGNLSEEPIAIDNDEAFTRLSDLADALLIHNRDIYIRCDDSVVRVFRGAELPIRRSRGYAPYPVHLGAEAVPLLACGAELKNTFCLTRGSYAFLSQHIGDLENVETLEAYRMAIAHFERLFRVRPQALAYDLHPDYLATRYALQRAEEEGLPAIGVQHHHAHIAACLAEHQRPGPVIGVAFDGTGYGEDGAIWGGEFLIADLAGYQRAAHLAYVPLPGGDAAVRRTYRMAWSHLWHAFGPIWPDVPTLRQISPMERRIVERQLATGLYAPPTSSMGRLFDAISALCGVCLEATYEGQAAIELEMLADPAEDGVYEWPLPDATGDTPWAIDPAPIVQAVVADVQRGTGVAAIAARFHNAVAAMVTEICRRLRAVTGFNEVALSGGVWQNVLLLERTLARLEAAGFTVYTHRLVPPNDGGLSLGQAVVANRRISKQGYKVGYNPKCSGGDDLCV; from the coding sequence ATGATCCAAGAAGTAACTGTCGTTCGGCGCCATATCCATGTGCGCGGCGTGGTCCAGGGGGTAGGATTTCGCCCCTTCGTCTATAACCTGGCCCAACGTCATGGCCTGCGCGGCTGGGTGTGCAACACCTCATCTGGGGTGGACATTGAAGCCGAGGGCACCCCCCAGGCAGTGGACGCGTTTTTACACGCGCTCACTCTGGAAGCGCCCCCGTTGGCCCGTATTGACGCCGTGGATGTATATGAGCTGCCGCCCAACGGAGACGCCACATTTGAAATCCGCCACAGTCAAGCTCAGCCAGGACAGTTTCAGCCCATCTCGCCCGATGTGGCCACGTGCGATGCCTGCCTGGCCGAGGTGATGGACTCAGCCGATCGACGCTACCGCTACCCATTCACCAACTGCACTCACTGCGGCCCACGTTTTACCATCATCCGAGACATCCCATACGACCGGCCTCGGACCACCATGGCCGTTTTCACCATGTGTGCAGATTGCCAGGCGGAGTATGACGACCCAGCCAACCGACGGTTCCATGCGCAGCCTAACGCCTGTCCGATATGTGGCCCGCGCTTGACATTGGCGCCTGCCCCAGGGAAGTCGCTCCCACCAGACCTGCCTGATGATCCCATTGAGGCCACGCGAGTTCTGCTGGCTCGGGGCTGGATCGTGGCAATCAAGGGGTTAGGCGGCTTCCACCTGGCCTGCAATGCCCGCGACGAGGAAGTGGTACGACGGTTGCGTGTCCGGAAAGGCCGCATCGGCAAGCCCTTTGCGCTGATGGCGCGCGACCTGGAGACCGCTCGCTCCCTCTGTGAGGTGAATGATGACGAGGCAAAGCTCCTGAGCGGCCGGGAACGCCCCATCGTTCTCCTACGCGCTCGGCCCGGAAATGGCATTGCGCCAAGCGTGGCCCCACGACAGCGCAACCTAGGGATCATGCTCCCATATACGCCGCTGCATCACCTGCTCCTCCGGCTGGCTCCTGGGATCCCTGACGTTCTGGTAATGACCTCCGGTAACCTGAGCGAGGAGCCCATCGCCATTGATAACGATGAGGCCTTCACGCGGCTGAGCGACCTGGCCGACGCCCTCTTAATACACAATCGAGACATCTACATCCGTTGCGACGATTCGGTGGTGCGCGTGTTTCGGGGAGCCGAGTTGCCCATCCGGCGCTCGCGAGGATATGCGCCCTATCCGGTTCACCTAGGGGCTGAGGCTGTCCCGCTCCTGGCCTGTGGAGCTGAACTCAAGAACACGTTTTGCCTGACCCGTGGCTCCTATGCCTTTCTCAGCCAGCACATCGGCGATCTGGAGAACGTGGAAACGCTGGAAGCCTATCGGATGGCCATCGCGCACTTCGAGCGGCTGTTTCGTGTGCGCCCGCAAGCCCTGGCCTATGACTTGCATCCTGACTACTTGGCCACTCGCTATGCGTTGCAGCGCGCGGAAGAGGAAGGGTTGCCGGCCATCGGCGTGCAACATCATCATGCACACATTGCCGCTTGCCTGGCTGAACATCAACGACCTGGCCCGGTCATTGGCGTGGCTTTTGATGGCACAGGCTACGGCGAGGATGGCGCCATCTGGGGTGGCGAGTTTCTGATCGCCGATCTAGCCGGCTATCAGCGAGCAGCTCACCTGGCCTATGTACCGCTGCCGGGTGGCGACGCTGCGGTGCGCCGTACATACCGTATGGCGTGGAGTCACCTGTGGCATGCCTTCGGCCCCATCTGGCCCGATGTGCCTACGCTGCGCCAGATTAGTCCAATGGAGCGACGAATAGTGGAACGACAGCTTGCCACCGGTCTCTACGCGCCCCCTACGTCCAGCATGGGCCGGCTATTCGACGCTATCTCAGCCCTCTGCGGCGTCTGCCTGGAAGCGACTTACGAGGGGCAAGCTGCCATTGAACTAGAAATGCTGGCCGATCCGGCCGAGGATGGAGTTTACGAGTGGCCGTTACCGGATGCGACTGGCGACACCCCATGGGCGATTGATCCGGCTCCGATCGTTCAAGCCGTCGTAGCGGATGTGCAAAGGGGAACAGGAGTGGCCGCTATCGCGGCCCGCTTTCACAACGCGGTGGCTGCGATGGTGACGGAGATATGTCGGCGACTGCGCGCGGTGACGGGATTCAACGAGGTGGCGTTGAGCGGCGGAGTATGGCAGAATGTGCTGTTGCTGGAGCGGACACTGGCTCGGCTAGAGGCCGCCGGCTTTACCGTATACACCCATCGCCTGGTGCCACCCAACGATGGCGGGTTGTCGTTGGGACAAGCAGTTGTAGCGAACCGGCGCATTAGCAAGCAGGGATATAAAGTTGGTTACAACCCGAAATGCTCTGGAGGAGATGATCTATGTGTCTAG
- a CDS encoding HypC/HybG/HupF family hydrogenase formation chaperone, translating to MCLGVPGRVVEIFEQDGIRMGKVDFGGIVKEACLAYVPETEVNDYVIIHAGFAISRLNEEEAQETLAILREMGEDVPMGEFTSR from the coding sequence ATGTGTCTAGGAGTCCCTGGCCGTGTGGTGGAGATATTTGAGCAGGATGGCATTCGAATGGGAAAGGTGGATTTCGGAGGCATTGTCAAGGAGGCTTGTTTAGCCTATGTACCCGAGACCGAGGTAAATGACTATGTGATCATCCACGCCGGTTTCGCTATCTCTCGCCTGAATGAGGAGGAGGCCCAGGAGACGTTGGCGATCCTGCGAGAGATGGGCGAGGATGTCCCGATGGGTGAGTTCACGAGTCGATGA